The Ornithodoros turicata isolate Travis chromosome 7, ASM3712646v1, whole genome shotgun sequence genome includes a region encoding these proteins:
- the LOC135399805 gene encoding uncharacterized protein LOC135399805 produces the protein MVHSRLAWYLESTGFFPQVMAGFRQGRSVVDNVIAVTSSARSEGLHTAAVFLDVLKAYDSVLHSTVGATLQEAGVGGRMLSWIQGFLSHRSLFVRSTEGDTQSFPVRRGVPQRNVLSPLLFNVVMASLPAHLRGNASITIYADDICLRTSGTCRDAIQRRLQRGVDDVVQYLSGLGLSVSSSKTVAMAFTPRSFRQFLLRVAGLPVEFVPHHSYLGITIDWGLTWSKHTKALSSQLSVLVNVLRRISGTSWGPTCTDLKLVHTSLATGTLRYSLPVLHAVSKANDRELLNIQARSLRVCRGVPKTTETYLVLAEGKESPAHILRDLETLRAYSRYLTRHPAHHLREIDHDCPASAFGVAVQRLKVSVPSTASTSSYAPPMWSMVTPAVYTHIPGITNKNDHPPPVLRYWRVLRYWHLVLEHMDALHSQRLQIYTDGSVSAGVSTAALFLPSENIEQAFKLPHETSSTEAELVAIHEALKLVSSRPPGSWTVLTDSRSALEALSSPRSQVVSDIRSLILIVHNLLVTSDHSVLFQWVPSRIGLPGNTHADTAARRAHGAAECNTVIPLSPSVCLIHIRRRFSSDTHLFIENTVAANTFLHLIDPKMAFSVPLRLSRKEESALQRLRLKVARTPSCLFKIKQRPSSACPSCSNDADTHH, from the coding sequence ATGGTCCATTCGCGCCTCGCCTGGTACCTTGAAAGTACGGGCTTCTTCCCGCAGGTGATGGCCGGATTTAGACAAGGTAGATCTGTCGTTGACAATGTCATCGCCGTCACCTCCTCCGCCCGATCTGAAGGCCTACATACCGCCGCTGTCTTCCTCGACGTTCTCAAGGCTTACGACAGCGTACTCCACAGTACTGTTGGGGCGACACTCCAAGAGGCTGGCGTAGGTGGCCGGATGCTGTCGTGGATTCAGGGCTTCCTATCGCACAGGTCTTTGTTTGTGCGCAGTACGGAAGGGGACACCCAATCCTTCCCTGTTCGCCGCGGCGTCCCGCAACGTAATGTGCTCAGCCCTCTTCTGTTCAACGTTGTCATGGCCTCCCTACCAGCTCACCTCCGAGGCAACGCCAGTATCACcatctacgccgacgacatatgccTGCGGACCTCCGGCACGTGCCGTGACGCGATTCAGCGTCGCCTGCAACGAGGCGTCGATGATGTTGTCCAGTATCTTTCCGGCCTGGGACTGTCTGTTTCATCATCCAAGACTGTCGCCATGGCGTTTACGCCCCGATCATTCCGGCAGTTCCTGCTACGGGTTGCAGGTTTGCCggtggagttcgtgccacaccACAGTTATCTGGGCATTACCATCGACTGGGGCCTCACCTGGTCCAAACATACCAAAGCTCTATCCTCCCAGCTGTCTGTCCTCGTGAATGTCCTGCGACGGATCTCTGGAACGTCATGGGGCCCTACCTGCACCGACCTTAAGCTCGTCCACACCTCGCTGGCGACCGGAACCCTGAGGTACAGCCTCCCAGTCCTCCACGCCGTAAGCAAAGCCAATGACCGCGAGCTcctcaacatccaggcccgcAGCCTGCGCGTCTGCCGGGGTGTTCCCAAAACGACAGAGACATACCTGGTCCTAGCAGAGGGCAAGGAGTCTCCAGCACACATTCTGCGCGACCTGGAAACCCTTCGCGCCTACTCACGATACCTTACTCGTCATCCCGCCCACCACTTGCGGGAAATCGACCATGACTGCCCTGCGTCGGCATTCGGTGTCGCTGTTCAGCGACTGAAGGTGTCGGTCCCATCAACTGCGTCTACTTCGTCTTACGCCCCACCAATGTGGTCGATGGTCACACCCGCCGTGTACACACATATCCCTGGCATCACGAACAAAAACGACCATCCCCCGCCTGTCCTGCGGTACTGGAGGGTACTGCGGTACTGGCACCTCGTGCTGGAGCACATGGACGCCCTACACAGCCAGCGACTGCAAATATATACCGACGGCTCCGTCTCCGCGGGCGTCTCCACAGCAGCGCTGTTCCTCCCTTCCGAAAACATCGAACAAGCCTTCAAGCTTCCCCACGAAACGTCGTCCACCGAAGCGGAGCTTGTAGCCATTCACGAAGCACTGAAGCTTGTATCCTCTCGTCCACCTGGAAGCTGGACAGTCCTAACAGACAGCAGGTCGGCGCTGGAGGCACTGTCTTCGCCTCGCTCACAAGTTGTTTCTGACATCCGCTCACTGATCCTGATTGTGCACAACCTCCTCGTCACCTCCGACCACTCCGTGTTGTTTCAGTGGGTGCCAAGCCGCATTGGCTTGCCGGGAAACACACATGCCGACACAGCAGCGAGGCGCGCTCATGGCGCAGCTgagtgcaacactgtcatcccgtTATCACCATCCGTCTGCCTCATACACATCCGCCGGCGGTTTTCCTCCGACACCCACCTTTTCATAgaaaacactgtcgcagccAACACCTTCCTCCACCTCATTGACCCGAAGATGGCCTTCAGTGTGCCGCTACGGCTGTCTCGAAAGGAAGAGTCAGCTCTCCAACGTCTTCGCCTGAAAGTTGCCCGTACTCCATCGTGCCTGTTCAAGATCAAGCAGCGTCCCTCTTCGGCGTGCCCCTCCTGCTCCAACGACGCCGACACCCACCATTGA